In Candidatus Methylarchaceae archaeon HK02M2, the genomic window TTTGACAAAGTAGGCAACTCGAAGGAGGTTATAGTCAACTTCACTGTCAATGCGGGCATCATATTCGGCCTCGACCTGACCACTCTAGCCATAATTGGTGCAGCAATTGTGATTGTGATCGTCGTTGCAGTATATCTCATTATGAGAGGAAGAAGACCTCCAACGCCAAAGCCAACATCTACACCAACATCAACGCCTCCAGTTTCACCATCAGCTTAAATCTACTTAACTGAAGTAAGATTGCATAGACACGTACTTAAAATTCGAGTGTAAACTATGTTGACCGATCGTTGGACTCGACAATTCTGCTACAAAGCTCATTTATTGCTTAAAGTCCATAGAATTTTCTTGAGCGTGAAAGGCATCGGTTACTTTCTTTATATACACATACACGCTATTTACCTACCCCCTCTAGTAGTAATTAACCCCTGTTTTATGCTCAGAGATTGGTTGAACAGCAGGGGAAGAGTGGAAAATAATACCGATACGTAATATCTTAAGCACGAAAGAAGGTAATAATAGATATAGTAATAATAGTAACAGCCTATCTAACTTTCCTACCTTTCGTGCTCAAGAACATTTTACTATTACTACAAACTGCTGGAGGAGCAATTCTCCCCTATTAGTGTCCTTAAGATTTTAAGATAAGAGCTCCATTTCTATTCGATGGCTCCTATAGAAATTTATGTTTCTTTAGAGAGCTTCACGCTCAAATTCAGAATCTTGAGCATTATGCCATCAGCAATCCATTTACTGTCTTTGTTCTTTAAGTAAAAGCATATTACAAGGAGGTTCTTTAATTCACACAATACTCTTTAAACAAGTTTTTGAACAACAATCTATAATGTATTGATTGATTATGCCTTTTGACTGGAGAGAAATACAAAGCAATTGGCTATTTGGACTACCTATTAACTACTCACAAGAGGAGATAGTTGAAGCCTTCAATCAAGTCGAAAAAAGATTTAGTACAGAATTTTTCGATAACTATCCTTGGATACGTGGACCATACATAGTAACATTGATTGTGGACCTTAGTAAAATCCTTGAAGACGTAGAGAGGGGATATTGTAAATTTCTCATAGCCCTAGCTCTTATCTTCCTTCTAGACAGAGCTTTAACAATAGATGATATTGAGATAAAGCCAATAATACGCCTCTTAAAGATTAATGAGATAACTCAGAACAACCAGATAATTGATATGAATAGTTATGATGCAACTTTTAGCCTCGAGGCTTATAGTGGTAGAGAGAAGATTGATAGAGTGAGTTTAGAGTTATACAAGAATGATGGTCTTATCTTCCAAGGCTCTCTTAATAAAGAATCTTCAACGATTGATCATGATTTATATGTTCTATCGCATTCACTTGTGTTGGAGCAAGGCTCTAACTATAAGTTAGATTTTGTAATTACTCACTCATCAAAGAATAGTACTATTTGCGTTTTTATTAATGATACGCCTCCCTTCAAACGATGAAGGGGCTAAAATAGTGTACAACATAGACAGGGTCAACCTGATAGCCGTCAAGGATGAGATGAGCACGTGACTTTCAGTCCACAGCCATGCATGTAGCAAATGTTTATACCCGACGAAGTAATACAGAATGTTGATTCTTCATGATTGTTGGGCTTATACCGGATGGTAACCGTAGATACGCTGAAAAATACGGTATATCCAGGGCTGAGGTATTTAGAAAGGGCGTAGAAACATTAGGGATGTTCTTAGACTTCTGTTTTCGAAATGATGTCTCGCATGTAATTGTTTATGCTTTGAGCGAAGATAATCTCAAAAGACCCAAAAAAAAGCTCGAAGAGGTATTTGATCTTTATGAAAAAGAGTTTCGAAAATACTTGGACTCGAATTCAGAAGTTCATCAAAAACAGATTAATTTTCAGTTTTATTCCACGCAAAGAGAAGTACTCCCAGTTTCTTTGAGGGAGGTAATGGATCAACTCACCGAGGCCACCAAAGCCTATACAAGACACTGTGTAGTGTTTCTAATGGCATGGAGTGCTCAACATGAATTCTTGAATGCTTGTTTGAAAGCATTTAGGGAACCGGAATCAGAGATGAAGTCTCTTTTGATGGTAGATGTCGAACCTGATCTAATAATAAGAACAGGCAATCTTCAAAGATTGTCCGATTTCTTAAGTATTCAAGCACGATATTCTGAGCTTTACTTTATCGAAAAACTATTTCCTGAATGCATAGAACAAGATTGTGAGACTGCCTTCAGTTGGTACCATGCGCAAGAAAGGAAATTTGGGCGTTGATGATCACAAAACCAGGGAGGTTCGCCGACAGATTCAGACCATCATGCTTCCAAGATGAACTAGACGCCCAAATCCCTCATAGACTTAAAACCATTTAGGTATAAATCCCATCGGGCCCGAACCCATTTCTATCCAGCTCTGGATTTACTGGTAAATTAATGTCGAAATCCCACCCCCCGGCACTTTGATTTTAGGCTTATTCTGAGGCTATTTTGGCTAAATAAGGCAGTTTTGAAATATTGTGGGTGGAGACTTAAATTTGAATACATATTTACCGGTAAAAATGTTTGTCTTTCATGACCCAATATAGGTTCAGACATA contains:
- the uppS gene encoding polyprenyl diphosphate synthase; amino-acid sequence: MIVGLIPDGNRRYAEKYGISRAEVFRKGVETLGMFLDFCFRNDVSHVIVYALSEDNLKRPKKKLEEVFDLYEKEFRKYLDSNSEVHQKQINFQFYSTQREVLPVSLREVMDQLTEATKAYTRHCVVFLMAWSAQHEFLNACLKAFREPESEMKSLLMVDVEPDLIIRTGNLQRLSDFLSIQARYSELYFIEKLFPECIEQDCETAFSWYHAQERKFGR